A region from the Oncorhynchus tshawytscha isolate Ot180627B linkage group LG26, Otsh_v2.0, whole genome shotgun sequence genome encodes:
- the LOC112225077 gene encoding uncharacterized protein LOC112225077 isoform X6: MGTQGTGRKRNPNKDRSTAEDDALNLISREAEARLAAKRAARAEAREIRMKELERQQKEIYQVQKKYYGLDNKSDKVDSEWGHIEQWMEDSERYSRPTQRHTSISDDDERMSVGSRGSVRSDLDAIGAYGRGEKDKKSKKKKKHKDKHKDRDSNGYDNEYSTISSRSSRLGDESTSRVSRSSRLDLQPSSGLSDESISKVSRSSRLDLQPASYASSDLNSNNGLSSSRQRLSSYEGSLYEDSLYSGSRRVTGSSSRDDDCNSVASFLRSAATSSGLPRDLDHMTIPNLSDVDDRDYLEKGSRAASTLSAATLASLGGSSSRGESGETSITGDTETSIREIKEIHELKDQIQDVESKYMQSLKEVKDTLVEVEEKYRKAMVSNAQLDNEKNNLMYQVDTLKDSLMELEELLSESRREYEGKSKDFEREKHAHGVLQFQFKEMKETLKQSEELLTEIRQMRLKQDGFVREISDLQETVEWKDKKIGALERQKEYSDAIRNERDELRDEVVQLKDILKKHGIVLRPDLTANGEMLELGTEESASGDPASQLAQDSQMSPMEGGNSMLGRAQETELGSRGDKVVDPGRSRQQEDTHEEEAQENHLTSPTPCSLVGVSETETSREAQPFSPTLGEEVEIEGSDVNKDSDNGIPVVEVKSGPVCDSEVLVVVTGPEEEVTVAGEGYEAAGVEGTGQGRVEVASEGEMGIKNDKADEAETKVVKSSDDTKETSSKEPTSEYGAAAEQEENESSKDVKCLDSYPLPRETIEDTMKNGTHISQGTDLDTSKSPIKSNPELQKTKKVEALPEMTDLQPQAQAGNKKKKGKKKKGETQSDVKQEDHKKSTTETCVVSMTNGTQISLGTDLDTPKTPVESNPEPQPEPQKTKKACVLPETTDMQLQSQGGKKKKKGKKKGEKQGDETQGDKMSTTEEDVVSTPSDKEPVEAVGEGVITIETQREEGTSSSPDRELQSPEQKAQTIAEGLNLKEEQLEEDRVEPTIEVSLTDQAKSEEVVSKKKKKKMKKDKHKPTMELEKSEGEISVLSLESNIGIADPVDHSKCITSAYNPMEELELTTDTGTQKDESGYTTNPDNFGDCLNSSADPKCPLDSKQSTAGNSNNVKEEDSIKVSVEEEQTIQDSKEQGNNFHSPIVLRPELKESVEPEDLIFHDGVATHPDQANENATQDLKEAGQDKPNGSPEERTNALEHEDTSMAMPADVEKCNNSADEKCCSISLDRNCPAAETIRLPEQLVDLPGCPVTDRNLYENNKPETLDAEEASNGGISTETELNDTETLDAEEASNGGISRETELNDTETFDAEEASNGGISRETELNDTETLDAEEASNGGISRETELNDTETFDAEEASNGGISTETELNDAEEASNGGISTETELNDTEEASNGGISTETELNDAEEASNGGISTETELNDTETRLQDPVKETPVTIDSFREQSHNESGPCTMVAKAEEQDDPIEAKLEGNKVPGPSEPWNDKEHENEGQSFDFSDLVSVVPANVFPIASQEEVSQEMRTMSVGYKIEVELGKEKGNQEEEDDKPQDTEGVSTIVAQQSIEGGSDNAPEELRSPEEKAQTIVEGQNVNGEQQLITLEEGVSVTHNQKDIAEEGGSVTVEQQGVGESERQQNATEVEALPVEEGEEAIQYGSQQGRRESSQSAEGNNEQSRTGLKKGSKKVKGKGKEDCRMS; the protein is encoded by the exons GCAGAGGCCAGGCTGGCAGCAAAGAGGGCGGCCAGGGCAGAGGCCCGAGAAATCCGTATGAAGGAGCTGGAGAGACAACAGAAAGAG ATCTATCAGGTTCAGAAG AAATATTACGGCTTGGACAACAAATCAGACAAAGTAGACAGCGAATGGGGACACATCGAGCAATGGatg GAGGACAGTGAGAGGTACTCACGccccacacagagacatacttcg ATCTCAGACGATGATGAGCGGATGTCTGTGGGCAGCCGAGGCAGTGTGAGG TCGGATCTTGATGCAATAGGGGCCTACGGAAGAGGG GAGAAGGACAAGAAGTCCAAGAAAAAGAAGaaacacaaagacaaacacaaagaTCGTGAC AGCAACGGCTATGACAATGAGTACAGTACTATATCCAGTCGG AGCTCCAGACTCGGTGATGAGAGCACTAGCAGGGTCTCTCGCTCGTCCAGACTAGATCTGCAGCCG AGCTCCGGACTCAGTGATGAGAGCATTAGCAAGGTCTCTCGCTCCTCCAGACTGGACCTGCAACCG GCATCATATGCTTCCTCTGACCTTAACAGCAACAATGGTCTGTCCTCTTCTAGGCAACGGCTTTCTTCCTACGAG GGCTCTTTGTATGAGGACAGTCTGTACAGTGGGTCTCGACGGGTGACCGGCTCCAGCTCTCGT GATGATGACTGCAACTCTGTGGCCAGCTTCCTGCGCAGCGCGGCCACCAGCAGTGGCCTGCCCAGAGACCTGGATCACATGACCATCCCCAATTTATCCGAC GTGGATGACCGAGATTACCTGGAAAAGGGATCTCGAGCCGCTTCCACCCTATCGGCAGCCACCCTCGCCTCGCTGGGCGGGTCTTCCTCCCGGGGAGAAAGTGGTGAAACGTCCATCACTGGCGACACAGAAACCTCCATACGAGAGATCAAG GAGATTCATGAGCTGAAGGATCAGATCCAAGATGTGGAGTCAAAGTACATGCAGAGCCTCAAAGAAGTCAAG GATACCTtagtggaggtggaggagaagtaCCGCAAGGCCATGGTGTCCAACGCCCAGTTGGACAACGAGAAGAACAACCTGATGTACCAGGTGGACACGCTGAAGGACTCGCTCATGGAGCTGGAGGAGCTGCTGTCCGAGTCACGCCGCGAGTACGAAGGGAAGAGCAAG GACTTTGAGCGTGAGAAACATGCCCACGGCGTGCTGCAGTTCCAGTTCAAGGAGATGAAGGAAACACTAAAACAGAGCGAGGAGTTACTAACA GAGATCCGTCAGATGCGTCTCAAGCAGGACGGCTTTGTTAGGGAAATCTCTGACCTGCAGGAAACCGTGGAGTGGAAGGATAAAAAGATTGGG GCCTTAGAGCGGCAAAAGGAGTATTCGGATGCCATCCGAAATGAGCGGGATGAGCTCAGGGATGAGGTGGTCCAGCTGAAAGACATTCTGAAG AAACATGGAATTGTCctcagacctgacctgactgccAATGGGGAAATGCTGGAGTTGGGAACTGAAGAGTCAGCCAGTGGAGATCCAGCTTCTCAATTGGCTCAGGACTCCCAGATGTCGCCCATGGAAGGGGGGAACAGCATGCTTG GCAGAGCTCAGGAGACGGAGTTGGGAAGTAGAGGAGATAAGGTGGTGGATCCAGGAAGGTCCAGGCAGCAAGAGGATACACACGAGGAGGAGGCTCAAGAGAACCATCTGACCTCACCCACCCCCTGTAGCCTTGTTGGTGTTTCTGAAACAGAAACATCGAGGGAGGCTCAGCCATTCTCACCCACATTGGGGGAGGAGGTTGAAATTGAAGGCAGTGATGTCAACAAAGACTCTGACAATGGCATACCAGTAGTAGAGGTCAAAAGTGGACCGGTCTGTGATTCTGAGGTACTTGTGGTTGTAACAGGTCCTGAGGAAGAGGTTACAGTAGCGGGGGAGGGGTATGAAGCAGCAGGTGTAGAGGGGACAGGGCAAGGCAGAGTAGAGGTTGCAAGCGAAGGGGAAATGGGAATAAAAAATGACAAGGCAGATGAGGCAGAGACCAAAGTTGTCAAGAGCAGTGACGACACCAAAGAGACGTCTTCAAAAGAGCCTACCTCAGAATATGGTGCAGCAGCTGAACAAGAGGAAAACGAATCGAGTAAAGACGTGAAATGTTTAGACTCATATCCTCTGCCTAGGGAAACCATTGAGGACACCATGAAAAATGGCACACATATTAGCCAAGGGACAGACCTTGATACTAGTAAGAGCCCAATCAAATCAAACCCTGAGCTTCAGAAAACAAAAAAGGTTGAAGCGTTACCAGAGATGACTGACCTGCAGCCACAGGCCCAAGCAGGCAACAAGAAGAAGAAAGGCAAGAAGAAGAAGGGAGAAACACAAAGCGACGTAAAGCAGGAAGACCATAAGAAGAGCACAACAGAAACGTGTGTAGTCTCCATGACAAATGGCACACAGATTAGCCTAGGGACAGACCTTGATACTCCTAAGACCCCAGTCGAATCAAACCCTGAGCCTCAACCTGAGCCTCAGAAAACAAAAAAGGCATGTGTGTTGCCAGAGACCACTGATATGCAGCTACAGTCCCAAGGAggcaaaaagaaaaagaaaggcaAGAAGAAGGGTGAGAAACAAGGTGATGAAACGCAGGGAGATAAGATGAGCACAACAGAAGAGGATGTGGTCTCCACCCCAAGCGATAAGGAGCCAGTAGAGGCTGTAGGAGAGGGGGTTATCACAatagagacacagcgagaggAGGGGACCAGTAGTTCACCAGATCGAGAGCTCCAAAGCCCTGAACAAAAAGCACAAACCATAGCTGAGGGACTGAACCTGAAGGAAGAACAACTAGAAGAAGACCGAGTAGAGCCTACCATTGAAGTATCTCTGACTGACCAAGCTAAGAGTGAGGAAGTTGTctcaaagaagaaaaagaagaaaatgAAAAAGGACAAACACAAACCTACAATGGAATTAGAGAAATCAGAAGGCGAGATATCAGTATTATCCCTTGAGTCCAACATTGGTATTGCTGATCCTGTTGATCACTCCAAGTGTATAACCAGCGCTTATAACCCTATGGAGGAATTAGAATTGACAACAGATACTGGTACCCAAAAGGACGAGTCAGGGTACACAACCAACCCTGATAACTTTGGAGACTGTTTGAACTCTTCAGCTGACCCAAAATGTCCATTGGACTCGAAACAGTCCACAGCTGGGAATTCAAACAATGTCAAAGAGGAAGATTCAATCAAGGTCTCAGTTGAAGAGGAACAAACAATCCAAGACTCAAAGGAACAGGGGAATAACTTTCACAGTCCCATCGTCCTAAGACCAGAGCTCAAGGAGAGCGTGGAACCTGAAGACCTTATCTTCCATGATGGTGTCGCTACTCACCCAGACCAGGCTAACGAAAATGCAACACAAGACCTAAAAGAGGCAGGTCAAGATAAACCAAATGGGAGCCCAGAAGAGCGTACAAATGCACTTGAACATGAAGACACTTCAATGGCAATGCCAGCAGATGTAGAGAAATGCAACAATTCAGCAGATGAGAAATGTTGTAGCATATCGCTTGACCGCAACTGCCCTGCTGCTGAGACCATAAGACTGCCTGAACAATTGGTGGATCTACCTGGTTGTCCAGTCACTGACAGGAACTTGTATGAAAACAACAAGCCAGAAACACTTGATGCAGAAGAGGCATCAAATGGAGGGATCTCTACAGAGACCGAGCTGAATGATACAGAAACACTTGATGCAGAAGAGGCATCAAATGGAGGGATCTCTAGAGAGACCGAGCTGAATGATACAGAAACATTTGATGCAGAAGAGGCATCAAATGGAGGGATCTCTAGAGAGACCGAGCTGAATGATACAGAAACACTTGATGCAGAAGAGGCATCAAATGGAGGGATCTCTAGAGAGACCGAGCTGAATGATACAGAAACATTTGATGCAGAAGAGGCATCAAATGGAGGGATCTCTACAGAGACCGAGCTGAATGATGCAGAAGAGGCATCAAATGGAGGGATCTCTACAGAGACCGAGCTGAATGATACAGAAGAGGCATCAAATGGAGGGATCTCTACAGAGACAGAGCTGAATGATGCAGAAGAGGCATCAAATGGAGGGATCTCTACAGAGACCGAGCTGAATGATACAGAAACACGACTACAGGACCCTGTAAAAGAAACTCCGGTGACAATTGACTCTTTTAGGGAACAGAGCCACAATGAAAGTGGACCATGCACTATGGTGGCTAAAGCAGAAGAGCAAGATGATCCCATTGAGGCCAAGCTGGAGGGTAACAAGGTACCTGGACCCAGTGAGCCGTGGAATGACAAGGAGCATGAAAATGAGGGTCAATCGTTTGACTTTTCTGACCTAGTTTCAGTGGTTCCTGCAAATGTATTCCCAATAGCATCCCAAGAGGAGGTCAGCCAGGAAATGAGAACTATGTCGGTAGGATACAAAATAGAGGTAGAGCTTGGTAAAGAGAAGGGTAaccaggaagaggaggatgacaaaCCGCAGGACACAGAGGGAGTTAGCACGATAGTGGCACAGCAATCAATTGAAGGGGGGTCGGATAATGCACCAGAGGAGCTCCGAAGCCCTGAAGAAAAAGCACAAACCATAGTTGAGGGCCAGAACGTGAATGGAGAACAACAACTAATCACATTAGAGGAGGGGGTTAGTGTAACACACAACCAGAAAGACAttgcagaggagggagggagtgtgactGTTGAACAGCAAGGTGTaggggagagcgagaggcagCAGAATGCAACTGAGGTAGAGGCTTTGCCagtagaggagggggaagaggcaatCCAGTATGGGTCACAGCAGGGTAGAAGAGAAAGTAGTCAGAGTGCAGAGGGCAACAACGAGCAATCTAGGACAGGCTTGAAAAAAGGCAGTAAGAAAGTAAAAGGCAAGGGAAAAGAGGACTGCCGAATGTCCTAG
- the LOC112225077 gene encoding uncharacterized protein LOC112225077 isoform X18, translating to MGTQGTGRKRNPNKDRSTAEDDALNLISREAEARLAAKRAARAEAREIRMKELERQQKEVDDRDYLEKGSRAASTLSAATLASLGGSSSRGESGETSITGDTETSIREIKDTLVEVEEKYRKAMVSNAQLDNEKNNLMYQVDTLKDSLMELEELLSESRREYEGKSKDFEREKHAHGVLQFQFKEMKETLKQSEELLTEIRQMRLKQDGFVREISDLQETVEWKDKKIGALERQKEYSDAIRNERDELRDEVVQLKDILKKHGIVLRPDLTANGEMLELGTEESASGDPASQLAQDSQMSPMEGGNSMLGRAQETELGSRGDKVVDPGRSRQQEDTHEEEAQENHLTSPTPCSLVGVSETETSREAQPFSPTLGEEVEIEGSDVNKDSDNGIPVVEVKSGPVCDSEVLVVVTGPEEEVTVAGEGYEAAGVEGTGQGRVEVASEGEMGIKNDKADEAETKVVKSSDDTKETSSKEPTSEYGAAAEQEENESSKDVKCLDSYPLPRETIEDTMKNGTHISQGTDLDTSKSPIKSNPELQKTKKVEALPEMTDLQPQAQAGNKKKKGKKKKGETQSDVKQEDHKKSTTETCVVSMTNGTQISLGTDLDTPKTPVESNPEPQPEPQKTKKACVLPETTDMQLQSQGGKKKKKGKKKGEKQGDETQGDKMSTTEEDVVSTPSDKEPVEAVGEGVITIETQREEGTSSSPDRELQSPEQKAQTIAEGLNLKEEQLEEDRVEPTIEVSLTDQAKSEEVVSKKKKKKMKKDKHKPTMELEKSEGEISVLSLESNIGIADPVDHSKCITSAYNPMEELELTTDTGTQKDESGYTTNPDNFGDCLNSSADPKCPLDSKQSTAGNSNNVKEEDSIKVSVEEEQTIQDSKEQGNNFHSPIVLRPELKESVEPEDLIFHDGVATHPDQANENATQDLKEAGQDKPNGSPEERTNALEHEDTSMAMPADVEKCNNSADEKCCSISLDRNCPAAETIRLPEQLVDLPGCPVTDRNLYENNKPETLDAEEASNGGISTETELNDTETLDAEEASNGGISRETELNDTETFDAEEASNGGISRETELNDTETLDAEEASNGGISRETELNDTETFDAEEASNGGISTETELNDAEEASNGGISTETELNDTEEASNGGISTETELNDAEEASNGGISTETELNDTETRLQDPVKETPVTIDSFREQSHNESGPCTMVAKAEEQDDPIEAKLEGNKVPGPSEPWNDKEHENEGQSFDFSDLVSVVPANVFPIASQEEVSQEMRTMSVGYKIEVELGKEKGNQEEEDDKPQDTEGVSTIVAQQSIEGGSDNAPEELRSPEEKAQTIVEGQNVNGEQQLITLEEGVSVTHNQKDIAEEGGSVTVEQQGVGESERQQNATEVEALPVEEGEEAIQYGSQQGRRESSQSAEGNNEQSRTGLKKGSKKVKGKGKEDCRMS from the exons GCAGAGGCCAGGCTGGCAGCAAAGAGGGCGGCCAGGGCAGAGGCCCGAGAAATCCGTATGAAGGAGCTGGAGAGACAACAGAAAGAG GTGGATGACCGAGATTACCTGGAAAAGGGATCTCGAGCCGCTTCCACCCTATCGGCAGCCACCCTCGCCTCGCTGGGCGGGTCTTCCTCCCGGGGAGAAAGTGGTGAAACGTCCATCACTGGCGACACAGAAACCTCCATACGAGAGATCAAG GATACCTtagtggaggtggaggagaagtaCCGCAAGGCCATGGTGTCCAACGCCCAGTTGGACAACGAGAAGAACAACCTGATGTACCAGGTGGACACGCTGAAGGACTCGCTCATGGAGCTGGAGGAGCTGCTGTCCGAGTCACGCCGCGAGTACGAAGGGAAGAGCAAG GACTTTGAGCGTGAGAAACATGCCCACGGCGTGCTGCAGTTCCAGTTCAAGGAGATGAAGGAAACACTAAAACAGAGCGAGGAGTTACTAACA GAGATCCGTCAGATGCGTCTCAAGCAGGACGGCTTTGTTAGGGAAATCTCTGACCTGCAGGAAACCGTGGAGTGGAAGGATAAAAAGATTGGG GCCTTAGAGCGGCAAAAGGAGTATTCGGATGCCATCCGAAATGAGCGGGATGAGCTCAGGGATGAGGTGGTCCAGCTGAAAGACATTCTGAAG AAACATGGAATTGTCctcagacctgacctgactgccAATGGGGAAATGCTGGAGTTGGGAACTGAAGAGTCAGCCAGTGGAGATCCAGCTTCTCAATTGGCTCAGGACTCCCAGATGTCGCCCATGGAAGGGGGGAACAGCATGCTTG GCAGAGCTCAGGAGACGGAGTTGGGAAGTAGAGGAGATAAGGTGGTGGATCCAGGAAGGTCCAGGCAGCAAGAGGATACACACGAGGAGGAGGCTCAAGAGAACCATCTGACCTCACCCACCCCCTGTAGCCTTGTTGGTGTTTCTGAAACAGAAACATCGAGGGAGGCTCAGCCATTCTCACCCACATTGGGGGAGGAGGTTGAAATTGAAGGCAGTGATGTCAACAAAGACTCTGACAATGGCATACCAGTAGTAGAGGTCAAAAGTGGACCGGTCTGTGATTCTGAGGTACTTGTGGTTGTAACAGGTCCTGAGGAAGAGGTTACAGTAGCGGGGGAGGGGTATGAAGCAGCAGGTGTAGAGGGGACAGGGCAAGGCAGAGTAGAGGTTGCAAGCGAAGGGGAAATGGGAATAAAAAATGACAAGGCAGATGAGGCAGAGACCAAAGTTGTCAAGAGCAGTGACGACACCAAAGAGACGTCTTCAAAAGAGCCTACCTCAGAATATGGTGCAGCAGCTGAACAAGAGGAAAACGAATCGAGTAAAGACGTGAAATGTTTAGACTCATATCCTCTGCCTAGGGAAACCATTGAGGACACCATGAAAAATGGCACACATATTAGCCAAGGGACAGACCTTGATACTAGTAAGAGCCCAATCAAATCAAACCCTGAGCTTCAGAAAACAAAAAAGGTTGAAGCGTTACCAGAGATGACTGACCTGCAGCCACAGGCCCAAGCAGGCAACAAGAAGAAGAAAGGCAAGAAGAAGAAGGGAGAAACACAAAGCGACGTAAAGCAGGAAGACCATAAGAAGAGCACAACAGAAACGTGTGTAGTCTCCATGACAAATGGCACACAGATTAGCCTAGGGACAGACCTTGATACTCCTAAGACCCCAGTCGAATCAAACCCTGAGCCTCAACCTGAGCCTCAGAAAACAAAAAAGGCATGTGTGTTGCCAGAGACCACTGATATGCAGCTACAGTCCCAAGGAggcaaaaagaaaaagaaaggcaAGAAGAAGGGTGAGAAACAAGGTGATGAAACGCAGGGAGATAAGATGAGCACAACAGAAGAGGATGTGGTCTCCACCCCAAGCGATAAGGAGCCAGTAGAGGCTGTAGGAGAGGGGGTTATCACAatagagacacagcgagaggAGGGGACCAGTAGTTCACCAGATCGAGAGCTCCAAAGCCCTGAACAAAAAGCACAAACCATAGCTGAGGGACTGAACCTGAAGGAAGAACAACTAGAAGAAGACCGAGTAGAGCCTACCATTGAAGTATCTCTGACTGACCAAGCTAAGAGTGAGGAAGTTGTctcaaagaagaaaaagaagaaaatgAAAAAGGACAAACACAAACCTACAATGGAATTAGAGAAATCAGAAGGCGAGATATCAGTATTATCCCTTGAGTCCAACATTGGTATTGCTGATCCTGTTGATCACTCCAAGTGTATAACCAGCGCTTATAACCCTATGGAGGAATTAGAATTGACAACAGATACTGGTACCCAAAAGGACGAGTCAGGGTACACAACCAACCCTGATAACTTTGGAGACTGTTTGAACTCTTCAGCTGACCCAAAATGTCCATTGGACTCGAAACAGTCCACAGCTGGGAATTCAAACAATGTCAAAGAGGAAGATTCAATCAAGGTCTCAGTTGAAGAGGAACAAACAATCCAAGACTCAAAGGAACAGGGGAATAACTTTCACAGTCCCATCGTCCTAAGACCAGAGCTCAAGGAGAGCGTGGAACCTGAAGACCTTATCTTCCATGATGGTGTCGCTACTCACCCAGACCAGGCTAACGAAAATGCAACACAAGACCTAAAAGAGGCAGGTCAAGATAAACCAAATGGGAGCCCAGAAGAGCGTACAAATGCACTTGAACATGAAGACACTTCAATGGCAATGCCAGCAGATGTAGAGAAATGCAACAATTCAGCAGATGAGAAATGTTGTAGCATATCGCTTGACCGCAACTGCCCTGCTGCTGAGACCATAAGACTGCCTGAACAATTGGTGGATCTACCTGGTTGTCCAGTCACTGACAGGAACTTGTATGAAAACAACAAGCCAGAAACACTTGATGCAGAAGAGGCATCAAATGGAGGGATCTCTACAGAGACCGAGCTGAATGATACAGAAACACTTGATGCAGAAGAGGCATCAAATGGAGGGATCTCTAGAGAGACCGAGCTGAATGATACAGAAACATTTGATGCAGAAGAGGCATCAAATGGAGGGATCTCTAGAGAGACCGAGCTGAATGATACAGAAACACTTGATGCAGAAGAGGCATCAAATGGAGGGATCTCTAGAGAGACCGAGCTGAATGATACAGAAACATTTGATGCAGAAGAGGCATCAAATGGAGGGATCTCTACAGAGACCGAGCTGAATGATGCAGAAGAGGCATCAAATGGAGGGATCTCTACAGAGACCGAGCTGAATGATACAGAAGAGGCATCAAATGGAGGGATCTCTACAGAGACAGAGCTGAATGATGCAGAAGAGGCATCAAATGGAGGGATCTCTACAGAGACCGAGCTGAATGATACAGAAACACGACTACAGGACCCTGTAAAAGAAACTCCGGTGACAATTGACTCTTTTAGGGAACAGAGCCACAATGAAAGTGGACCATGCACTATGGTGGCTAAAGCAGAAGAGCAAGATGATCCCATTGAGGCCAAGCTGGAGGGTAACAAGGTACCTGGACCCAGTGAGCCGTGGAATGACAAGGAGCATGAAAATGAGGGTCAATCGTTTGACTTTTCTGACCTAGTTTCAGTGGTTCCTGCAAATGTATTCCCAATAGCATCCCAAGAGGAGGTCAGCCAGGAAATGAGAACTATGTCGGTAGGATACAAAATAGAGGTAGAGCTTGGTAAAGAGAAGGGTAaccaggaagaggaggatgacaaaCCGCAGGACACAGAGGGAGTTAGCACGATAGTGGCACAGCAATCAATTGAAGGGGGGTCGGATAATGCACCAGAGGAGCTCCGAAGCCCTGAAGAAAAAGCACAAACCATAGTTGAGGGCCAGAACGTGAATGGAGAACAACAACTAATCACATTAGAGGAGGGGGTTAGTGTAACACACAACCAGAAAGACAttgcagaggagggagggagtgtgactGTTGAACAGCAAGGTGTaggggagagcgagaggcagCAGAATGCAACTGAGGTAGAGGCTTTGCCagtagaggagggggaagaggcaatCCAGTATGGGTCACAGCAGGGTAGAAGAGAAAGTAGTCAGAGTGCAGAGGGCAACAACGAGCAATCTAGGACAGGCTTGAAAAAAGGCAGTAAGAAAGTAAAAGGCAAGGGAAAAGAGGACTGCCGAATGTCCTAG